A region from the Enterobacter roggenkampii genome encodes:
- a CDS encoding PhoX family protein, which yields MGRPLKSVFKKEHRDDIANRSANPVFSEVAEVFLSRRRFLQMGAVAGAAVSFPFLIKPENAIAAVSKPSALAKAVSLGFTSIDVSTEDTVRVPEGYIARPFYRWGDPTGLKNNMPAFKPDASNTADEQAAQAGMHHDGMAWFSLPQGEQNPEHGLLAMNHEYIDNGMLFTDGTANWSLDKARKGQNAMGVSVVEVKKSGSDWQVVRPSSYARRITVNTPMQLTGPARHQDLMKTAADPQGERVLGTMQNCANGHTPWGTYLTCEENWSDIFVKKTDLNPLEKRYGISDSDESYRWNEVDERFSVDKTPNEPNRFGWVVEIDPYNPTSTPRKHTALGRFKHEGAAVTLAADSRVVVYMGDDQKFEYIYKFVSDKKYDPANREANMQLLTSGTLYVARFNEDGSGDWLPLIFGQNGLDKSSGFENQGDLLIKTRLAADAVGATKMDRPEWIAVDPHASGSVYCTLTNNSDRGKEGKAPVDAANPRANNVFGHIMHWHEEGADPAAARFKWDILVMGGRTDSDDPKAKGSMQGAAFGSPDGLSFDHQGVLWIQTDVSSSTINKKAYEGMGNNQMVATIPGTNEYRRFLTGPRGCEITGIAFTPDNRTLFINIQHPGEGGDDITDPANPRAVSNWPDVNPNGRPRSSTVVIVKADGGIIGS from the coding sequence ATGGGCAGACCCCTCAAATCCGTTTTTAAAAAAGAACATCGCGACGACATCGCTAACCGCAGCGCGAACCCGGTATTCTCCGAGGTGGCAGAGGTGTTCCTCTCCCGCCGTCGTTTTCTCCAGATGGGCGCCGTGGCGGGCGCTGCCGTTTCATTCCCCTTTCTGATCAAACCCGAAAATGCGATTGCCGCGGTATCAAAGCCTTCTGCACTGGCAAAAGCGGTTTCCCTGGGCTTTACCAGCATCGACGTCTCCACGGAAGATACGGTGAGGGTGCCGGAAGGCTATATCGCCCGCCCGTTTTATCGCTGGGGGGATCCGACGGGGCTCAAAAACAACATGCCGGCCTTTAAGCCGGATGCCAGCAACACCGCAGACGAACAGGCTGCGCAGGCGGGCATGCACCACGACGGCATGGCGTGGTTTAGCCTGCCGCAGGGGGAGCAAAACCCGGAGCATGGCCTGCTGGCAATGAACCATGAATACATCGACAACGGGATGCTGTTTACCGACGGTACGGCGAACTGGAGCCTCGACAAGGCCCGCAAGGGGCAGAACGCGATGGGCGTGTCGGTGGTGGAAGTGAAAAAATCGGGCAGCGACTGGCAGGTGGTTCGCCCGTCTTCGTATGCCCGCCGCATTACCGTCAATACGCCGATGCAGCTTACCGGCCCGGCGCGGCATCAGGACTTAATGAAAACCGCCGCCGACCCGCAGGGGGAGCGCGTGCTGGGCACCATGCAGAACTGCGCCAACGGCCATACGCCATGGGGCACCTATCTCACCTGCGAGGAAAACTGGTCGGATATTTTTGTCAAAAAAACCGATCTCAACCCGCTGGAAAAACGCTACGGGATCAGCGACAGCGATGAATCCTACCGCTGGAACGAGGTGGACGAGCGGTTCAGCGTTGATAAAACTCCTAACGAACCTAACCGCTTCGGCTGGGTCGTGGAGATCGATCCCTACAACCCGACCTCCACGCCGCGCAAGCACACCGCCCTGGGCCGCTTCAAGCATGAGGGGGCGGCCGTCACGCTTGCCGCCGATAGCCGCGTGGTGGTCTATATGGGGGACGACCAGAAGTTCGAGTACATCTATAAGTTTGTCTCGGACAAAAAATACGATCCCGCTAACCGTGAAGCCAATATGCAGCTGCTGACGTCCGGCACGCTGTACGTTGCCCGCTTCAACGAAGACGGGAGCGGCGACTGGCTGCCGCTGATCTTCGGGCAAAATGGTCTGGATAAGAGCAGCGGGTTTGAAAACCAGGGCGATCTGCTGATTAAAACCCGCCTGGCGGCAGACGCGGTGGGGGCAACGAAGATGGATCGCCCCGAGTGGATAGCGGTCGACCCGCACGCCAGCGGCAGCGTCTACTGTACGCTCACCAACAACAGCGATCGCGGGAAGGAGGGTAAGGCACCGGTTGATGCCGCCAACCCGCGCGCTAATAACGTGTTTGGTCATATTATGCACTGGCACGAAGAGGGGGCCGATCCTGCTGCCGCTCGCTTTAAGTGGGATATTCTGGTGATGGGCGGGCGGACCGACAGCGACGATCCAAAGGCTAAAGGTTCCATGCAGGGGGCGGCTTTCGGCAGCCCCGATGGCCTGTCGTTCGATCATCAGGGCGTGCTGTGGATCCAGACCGACGTCTCTTCCAGCACCATCAATAAGAAAGCCTACGAGGGGATGGGCAATAACCAGATGGTGGCCACCATTCCGGGCACCAACGAGTACCGCCGTTTCCTGACCGGACCGCGCGGGTGTGAAATTACCGGGATTGCGTTTACGCCGGATAACCGGACGCTGTTCATCAACATTCAGCATCCGGGGGAGGGCGGGGATGATATCACCGACCCTGCTAACCCTCGCGCTGTTTCCAACTGGCCAGACGTGAACCCGAACGGACGCCCGCGTTCCTCAACGGTGGTCATCGTCAAAGCGGACGGCGGGATCATCGGCTCATAA
- the pheP gene encoding phenylalanine transporter, with product MKDASSASGHGSAEASSDQNPTLQRGLQNRHIQLIALGGAIGTGLFLGIGPAIQMAGPAVLLGYGIAGIIAFLIMRQLGEMVVEEPVSGSFAHFAYKYWGPFAGFLSGWNYWVMFVLVGMAELTAAGIYMQYWLPDVPTWIWAAAFFIIINAVNLVNVRLYGETEFWFALIKVLAIIGMIGFGLWLLFSGHGGERATIDNLWQHGGFLATGWKGLILSLAVIMFSFGGLELIGITAAEARDPHKSIPKAVNQVVYRILLFYIGSLVVLLALYPWVEVKSDSSPFVMIFHDLNSNVVASALNFVILVASLSVYNSGVYSNSRMLFGLSVQGNAPKFLTRVSRRGVPVNSLFLSGAITSLVVLINYLLPKEAFGLLMALVVATLLLNWIMICLAHLRFRAAMRRKGRETQFKALLYPAGNYLCIAFLGLILVLMCTMDEMRLSAMLLPVWVVFLFIAFKLSRKK from the coding sequence GTGAAAGACGCGTCATCCGCTTCAGGCCATGGTAGCGCTGAAGCCTCGTCGGATCAGAATCCGACGCTGCAACGTGGTTTGCAAAATCGACATATTCAGTTAATTGCCCTTGGCGGCGCAATCGGTACCGGGCTCTTTCTCGGCATCGGCCCCGCTATTCAGATGGCCGGTCCGGCGGTGCTGCTGGGTTACGGTATCGCCGGGATTATCGCCTTCCTGATCATGCGCCAGCTTGGCGAGATGGTCGTTGAAGAGCCGGTGTCAGGCTCCTTCGCGCATTTTGCCTATAAATACTGGGGCCCGTTCGCAGGCTTCCTCTCCGGCTGGAACTACTGGGTGATGTTCGTGCTGGTCGGGATGGCGGAGCTGACCGCCGCAGGCATCTATATGCAGTACTGGCTGCCGGATGTCCCGACGTGGATCTGGGCGGCGGCCTTCTTCATCATCATTAACGCCGTTAACCTCGTCAACGTGCGCCTGTATGGTGAAACCGAGTTCTGGTTTGCGCTGATCAAGGTGCTGGCAATTATCGGCATGATCGGCTTTGGCCTGTGGCTGCTGTTCTCCGGCCACGGCGGCGAGCGCGCCACGATCGATAACCTCTGGCAGCACGGCGGCTTCCTGGCGACCGGCTGGAAAGGGCTGATCCTCTCGCTGGCAGTGATCATGTTCTCCTTCGGCGGGCTGGAGCTGATTGGCATCACCGCCGCGGAAGCGCGCGACCCGCACAAAAGCATTCCGAAAGCGGTTAACCAGGTGGTGTACCGTATCCTGCTGTTCTATATCGGCTCGCTGGTGGTGCTGCTGGCGCTCTACCCGTGGGTGGAAGTGAAGTCAGACAGCAGCCCGTTCGTGATGATTTTCCACGATCTGAACAGCAACGTGGTGGCTTCTGCGCTGAACTTCGTCATTCTGGTGGCGTCGCTGTCGGTCTATAACAGCGGCGTTTACTCCAACAGCCGCATGCTGTTTGGTCTCTCCGTGCAGGGTAACGCGCCGAAATTCCTCACCCGCGTCAGCCGTCGCGGCGTGCCGGTGAACTCGCTGTTCCTTTCCGGGGCGATTACCTCGCTGGTGGTGCTGATCAACTATCTGCTGCCGAAAGAGGCCTTCGGCCTGCTGATGGCGCTGGTTGTCGCTACGCTGCTGCTGAACTGGATCATGATCTGCCTCGCGCACCTGCGATTCCGCGCCGCGATGCGCCGCAAGGGGCGCGAAACGCAGTTCAAGGCGCTGCTTTACCCGGCGGGGAACTACCTCTGTATCGCGTTCCTGGGGCTGATTCTGGTGCTGATGTGCACCATGGATGAGATGCGCCTCTCGGCGATGCTGCTGCCGGTGTGGGTGGTGTTCCTGTTTATCGCATTTAAGCTCTCACGTAAAAAGTAG
- a CDS encoding MFS transporter, whose amino-acid sequence MVSTESSEKTIAQHRLLVPRLSLMMFLQFFIWGSWSVTLGLVMTQHNMSLLIGDAFSAGPIASILSPFVLGMLVDRFFASQKVMAVMHLAGAAILWFVPGALIAENGALLIGLLFGYTLCYMPTLALTNNIAFHSLANVDKTFPVVRVFGTIGWIAAGIFIGVTGVASSVTIFQVAAASSVLLALYSLTLPHTPAPAKGLPVKVRDLFCADAFALLKTRHFFVFSVCAMLISVPLGTYYAYTASYLADAGIADVSTAMSFGQMSEIVFMLVIPLLFRRLGVKVMLLIGMLAWFVRYAMFALGVSEEGRILLYLGILLHGVCYDFFFVVGFIYTDRVAGEKVKGQAQSMIVMFTYGIGMLLGSQISGALYNRLVAGQTVPQAWVTFWWIPAVAAAAIALIFLLTFKYDDDKA is encoded by the coding sequence ATGGTGTCAACTGAAAGTAGTGAAAAGACGATAGCGCAGCATCGGCTGCTGGTGCCGCGGCTGTCGCTGATGATGTTTCTGCAGTTTTTTATCTGGGGTAGCTGGTCGGTTACGCTCGGCCTGGTGATGACCCAGCACAACATGTCTCTGCTGATTGGCGATGCGTTCTCCGCCGGGCCTATCGCCTCCATTCTCTCGCCGTTCGTGCTCGGCATGCTGGTGGACCGCTTCTTCGCCTCGCAGAAGGTGATGGCGGTGATGCACCTGGCGGGCGCGGCGATCCTCTGGTTCGTGCCGGGGGCGCTGATTGCCGAGAACGGCGCGCTGCTGATTGGCCTGCTGTTTGGCTACACGCTCTGCTACATGCCGACGCTGGCGCTGACCAACAACATCGCGTTTCACAGCCTGGCAAACGTGGATAAAACCTTCCCGGTGGTGCGCGTGTTCGGCACCATCGGCTGGATCGCGGCGGGCATTTTCATCGGCGTCACCGGCGTGGCGTCCAGCGTTACCATCTTTCAGGTGGCGGCGGCCAGCTCCGTGCTGCTGGCGCTTTACAGCCTGACGCTGCCGCACACGCCTGCTCCGGCGAAAGGCCTGCCGGTGAAGGTGCGCGATCTTTTCTGCGCGGATGCCTTTGCGCTGCTCAAAACCCGCCACTTTTTCGTCTTCTCCGTCTGCGCGATGCTGATCTCCGTCCCGCTCGGCACCTATTACGCCTACACCGCCTCGTATCTGGCGGATGCGGGAATTGCCGACGTCAGCACCGCCATGTCCTTCGGGCAGATGTCCGAGATCGTCTTCATGCTGGTTATTCCGCTGCTGTTCCGCCGTCTGGGCGTGAAGGTCATGCTGTTGATCGGCATGCTGGCGTGGTTTGTGCGTTACGCCATGTTCGCGCTGGGCGTCAGCGAGGAGGGGCGCATTCTGCTGTATCTCGGCATCCTGCTGCACGGCGTCTGCTACGATTTCTTCTTTGTCGTCGGCTTTATCTACACCGACCGCGTGGCGGGCGAAAAGGTGAAAGGCCAGGCCCAGAGCATGATCGTGATGTTCACCTACGGCATCGGCATGCTGCTCGGCTCGCAGATTTCCGGCGCGCTCTATAACCGCCTGGTGGCAGGGCAGACCGTGCCGCAGGCGTGGGTGACATTCTGGTGGATCCCGGCGGTGGCTGCCGCGGCGATCGCGCTGATTTTCCTTCTCACGTTTAAGTATGACGATGACAAGGCGTAA
- a CDS encoding sugar phosphate isomerase/epimerase family protein: MRTIKGPGIFLSQFIGEEAPFNTLDGLAGWAASKGYKAVQIPCNHPHIFDVEKAAESQAYCDDITAKLAAHGLVISELSTHLEGQLVAVNPIYSDAFDHFAPTSVRGNDAARRAWATEKLKQAAVASARLGLKAHATFSGSLAWPFFYPWPPHNEQRFQEAFGELANRWRPILDTFDEQGVDVCFELHPGEDLHDGVTFERFLALVDNHPRCNILFDPSHMLLQQMDYLAFIDIYHARIRAFHVKDAEFRPNGRSGVYGGYQPWINRAGRFRSLGDGQIDFKGIFSKLTQYDYDGWAVLEWECCLKDGDTGASEGSEFIRRHIIPVSGRAFDDFAAGGKHD; the protein is encoded by the coding sequence ATGAGGACGATAAAAGGACCCGGCATTTTTCTCTCGCAGTTTATCGGCGAGGAAGCACCGTTCAACACGCTCGACGGGCTTGCAGGGTGGGCGGCTTCAAAGGGCTATAAAGCGGTGCAGATCCCCTGCAACCATCCGCATATTTTTGACGTCGAGAAAGCGGCTGAGAGCCAGGCCTACTGCGATGACATCACCGCTAAGCTGGCCGCGCACGGGCTGGTTATCAGCGAACTGTCGACCCATCTGGAAGGGCAGCTTGTCGCGGTAAACCCGATTTACAGCGACGCGTTTGATCACTTCGCGCCCACGTCCGTGCGCGGTAACGATGCGGCGCGCCGGGCGTGGGCCACGGAGAAGCTGAAACAGGCGGCGGTCGCCTCGGCCAGATTAGGCCTGAAAGCGCACGCCACCTTCTCCGGCTCGCTGGCCTGGCCGTTTTTCTACCCGTGGCCGCCGCATAACGAACAGCGTTTTCAAGAAGCGTTCGGGGAGCTGGCAAACCGCTGGCGGCCGATTCTGGATACCTTCGACGAGCAGGGGGTGGACGTCTGCTTTGAGCTGCATCCGGGGGAAGATCTGCACGACGGCGTCACCTTCGAGCGTTTTCTGGCGCTGGTGGATAACCACCCGCGCTGCAACATTCTCTTTGATCCGAGCCACATGCTGCTGCAGCAGATGGACTACCTGGCCTTTATCGACATCTACCACGCGCGCATCAGGGCGTTCCACGTGAAGGATGCGGAGTTCCGCCCGAACGGGCGCAGCGGCGTGTACGGCGGCTACCAGCCGTGGATCAACCGCGCCGGACGCTTCCGGTCGCTCGGCGACGGGCAGATCGACTTTAAGGGCATTTTCAGCAAGCTGACCCAGTACGACTACGACGGCTGGGCGGTGCTGGAGTGGGAGTGCTGCCTGAAGGATGGCGATACCGGGGCGAGTGAAGGCAGCGAGTTTATCCGCCGCCACATCATTCCGGTCTCCGGACGCGCGTTTGATGATTTCGCCGCTGGAGGCAAGCATGATTAA
- a CDS encoding Gfo/Idh/MocA family protein: MINVGIIGSGFIGPAHIEALRRLGYVQVVALCDGTLAKAQEKARQLNVTHAYGSVEELLAHPDLHVVHNCTPNHLHAEINRQILRAGKHVFSEKPLCMTPDEARELVALADQTGVVHGVSFVYRQFAMVRQAASMMRAGSVGRLFASHGSYLQDWMLLETDYNWRVDAALGGASRAVADIGSHWCDTVQFVTGRRIIEVMADLSIVWPTRRASKVGNQTFSHDEQAEYVDKPVTTEDFGSVLFRFDDGSKGCFSISQVSAGRKNRLTFEINGSERSLAWDQEVPQRLWIGHRAQANQTLTDDPGLMNPDVADSAHFPGGHIEGWPDAFKNMMAQFYRAVQAGAMPDTPQFATFHDGANVMYIIDAIVKSHQQQRWVRVEQ; the protein is encoded by the coding sequence ATGATTAACGTCGGAATTATCGGCAGCGGGTTTATCGGCCCGGCGCATATCGAGGCGCTGCGGCGTCTCGGATACGTGCAGGTTGTGGCCCTCTGCGACGGCACGCTTGCCAAAGCGCAGGAAAAAGCGCGTCAGCTTAACGTGACGCACGCGTACGGCAGCGTTGAGGAGCTGCTCGCACACCCCGATCTGCACGTGGTGCACAACTGCACGCCTAACCACCTGCACGCGGAGATTAACCGCCAGATCCTGCGCGCGGGCAAGCACGTGTTTTCCGAAAAACCGCTGTGCATGACCCCGGACGAGGCGCGCGAGCTGGTGGCGCTGGCGGATCAGACGGGCGTGGTGCATGGCGTGAGCTTTGTCTATCGCCAGTTTGCGATGGTGCGCCAGGCGGCGAGCATGATGCGTGCGGGCAGCGTCGGGCGGCTGTTTGCCTCGCACGGCAGCTATCTGCAGGACTGGATGCTGCTGGAAACCGACTACAACTGGCGGGTGGATGCCGCGCTCGGCGGCGCGTCGCGCGCGGTGGCGGATATCGGCTCCCACTGGTGCGACACGGTGCAGTTCGTTACCGGGCGGCGCATTATCGAGGTGATGGCTGATTTATCCATCGTCTGGCCGACGCGCAGGGCCAGCAAGGTCGGGAATCAAACCTTCTCCCACGACGAGCAGGCGGAGTATGTAGACAAACCGGTCACGACCGAAGACTTCGGCTCGGTGCTGTTCCGCTTTGACGACGGCAGCAAGGGCTGCTTTAGCATCTCGCAGGTGAGCGCCGGGCGTAAAAACCGCCTGACGTTTGAGATCAACGGCAGCGAGCGCTCGCTGGCGTGGGACCAGGAGGTGCCGCAGCGGCTGTGGATCGGCCATCGCGCGCAGGCCAACCAGACGCTTACCGACGATCCGGGGCTGATGAACCCTGACGTGGCCGACAGCGCCCACTTCCCCGGCGGACATATCGAAGGCTGGCCGGACGCCTTCAAAAATATGATGGCGCAGTTCTACCGCGCCGTGCAGGCGGGCGCGATGCCGGATACGCCGCAGTTTGCGACGTTTCACGATGGCGCAAACGTGATGTATATCATTGATGCCATTGTGAAAAGCCATCAGCAGCAGCGCTGGGTGCGCGTGGAACAATAA